One genomic region from Campylobacter concisus encodes:
- a CDS encoding response regulator transcription factor has protein sequence MKILLLEDDLGFQESVCEFLQTLGYEVTAVSDGQEACDLIEKNFYHLFILDIKVPGVNGHEVIKYIRSLNPNAPIMITTSLVDIGDMAIGYELGCNEYLKKPFELAELKFRVTELMRKYYGTDDKNIVKINDEFSFNLNKRALFKNGKMVDLSAKEVALVECLVSHLNSYVSMEELRDLVWNDKEIEGADIRMHVLKIRNKTTSDFITSKRRIGYKIDAQEL, from the coding sequence TTGAAAATTTTACTTTTAGAAGATGATTTAGGGTTTCAAGAGAGCGTCTGTGAGTTTTTACAGACGCTTGGTTATGAAGTTACAGCGGTGAGCGATGGCCAAGAGGCGTGTGATCTGATAGAGAAAAATTTCTATCATCTTTTTATACTTGATATAAAAGTCCCTGGTGTAAATGGACATGAAGTTATCAAGTACATAAGGAGTTTAAATCCAAACGCTCCTATCATGATAACAACATCTTTAGTTGATATAGGCGATATGGCTATTGGCTATGAGCTTGGCTGTAATGAATACCTAAAAAAGCCATTTGAGCTTGCTGAGCTTAAATTTAGAGTAACTGAGCTTATGAGAAAATACTATGGTACTGATGATAAGAACATAGTAAAGATCAATGACGAGTTTAGCTTTAATCTAAACAAGCGTGCGCTATTTAAAAACGGCAAAATGGTCGATCTTAGTGCAAAAGAAGTCGCACTTGTTGAGTGTCTAGTTTCACATCTAAATTCTTACGTCAGCATGGAAGAACTAAGAGATCTTGTCTGGAATGACAAAGAAATAGAAGGCGCTGATATTAGAATGCACGTTTTAAAGATAAGAAACAAAACAACTAGTGACTTTATCACTTCAAAGAGGCGTATAGGCTATAAGATAGATGCACAAGAGCTTTAA
- the nrfD gene encoding NrfD/PsrC family molybdoenzyme membrane anchor subunit, whose product MNNMSGSLAQYSEIYWGWPIAVYLFLAGLSAGASIVAVLISKKYGKENYYFKAAALIAPVAIVLGLALLVLDLGKPLSFYWILLLYNFDSVMSIGVALLLVYTPLSVIYALGAFKNEIAMLKISLFDVVANFASKLSNLLEILLFILGIGVGAYTGFLLSAAHKIALWNTSVLPVLFLVSGLSCAGAFTLLVGVLKDKAKRQNDIAHYLLKFDFFAIIAEFLLIVALFMVVKSASTSGAESVANALSANSLGLMFYIGVIGFGMALPIILDLSVLKMHDFKREFAVINALFVICGVFLLRYYIVYAGQIFI is encoded by the coding sequence ATGAATAACATGTCAGGAAGCCTAGCTCAATACTCTGAAATTTACTGGGGTTGGCCGATAGCCGTTTATCTATTTTTAGCAGGACTTAGTGCGGGTGCTAGCATCGTTGCTGTGCTTATTTCAAAAAAATATGGCAAAGAGAATTATTACTTTAAAGCAGCTGCTCTTATCGCTCCAGTGGCGATCGTCCTTGGACTTGCTCTTTTGGTGCTTGATCTTGGCAAGCCGCTTAGCTTTTACTGGATACTTTTGCTTTACAACTTCGACTCGGTCATGTCAATAGGCGTTGCACTGCTTCTAGTCTATACGCCTCTTAGCGTTATATACGCGCTTGGTGCATTTAAAAACGAGATTGCAATGCTTAAAATTTCTCTTTTTGACGTGGTTGCAAATTTTGCTAGCAAGCTTTCAAACCTACTTGAAATTTTGCTTTTTATCCTAGGCATTGGCGTTGGTGCATATACAGGTTTTTTGCTAAGTGCAGCTCACAAGATCGCACTTTGGAATACATCGGTCTTGCCGGTATTATTTTTAGTATCAGGCTTGAGTTGTGCTGGTGCATTTACGCTACTTGTTGGCGTGCTAAAAGATAAGGCAAAAAGACAAAACGATATTGCACACTATTTATTAAAATTTGATTTTTTTGCGATTATTGCCGAGTTTTTGCTCATAGTTGCTCTGTTTATGGTTGTAAAAAGTGCAAGCACAAGTGGTGCGGAGAGCGTAGCAAACGCGCTTAGCGCAAATTCTCTTGGGCTAATGTTTTATATTGGCGTTATTGGTTTTGGTATGGCTTTGCCTATCATTTTAGACTTAAGCGTTTTAAAGATGCATGATTTTAAACGCGAATTTGCCGTGATCAACGCATTATTCGTAATATGTGGCGTCTTTTTGCTAAGGTATTACATTGTCTATGCAGGGCAAATTTTTATTTAA
- a CDS encoding 4Fe-4S dicluster domain-containing protein — protein MKKYMMIHDENLCIGCQGCSVACRSANNVPRGLYRLQVHAKMSGTFPNLKTDFLRQSCVMCEDAPCVEVCPTGASFKTADGVTLLDHRICVSCKYCILACPYDARYVLPNGEIGKCTFCYESRLEEGKEPACVSVCPTNALTFGDVNDENSKISKKLKESKYYLPKAELNTKPSLAMIANTKGAHHE, from the coding sequence ATGAAAAAATATATGATGATACATGATGAAAATTTATGCATCGGCTGTCAAGGCTGCTCGGTAGCTTGCAGAAGTGCAAACAACGTGCCGAGGGGGCTTTACCGCTTGCAGGTGCATGCGAAGATGAGTGGGACATTTCCAAATTTAAAGACTGACTTTTTACGTCAAAGTTGCGTTATGTGCGAAGATGCACCTTGTGTTGAGGTTTGCCCAACTGGCGCTAGCTTTAAAACAGCTGACGGCGTTACGCTGCTTGATCATAGAATTTGTGTTAGTTGCAAATACTGCATCCTAGCCTGTCCATACGACGCTCGCTACGTCTTACCAAATGGCGAGATAGGCAAATGCACATTTTGCTATGAGAGTAGGCTAGAAGAGGGCAAAGAGCCAGCTTGCGTTAGCGTCTGCCCTACAAATGCCCTAACTTTTGGCGATGTAAATGATGAAAATTCTAAAATTTCAAAGAAATTAAAAGAGAGTAAATACTACTTGCCAAAAGCGGAGCTAAATACAAAACCTTCACTTGCGATGATCGCAAATACAAAAGGAGCACACCATGAATAA
- a CDS encoding anaerobic C4-dicarboxylate transporter, which translates to MDISLILQLIVLFGAIFLGVRLGGMAIGYAGGIGVVVLTLGLGLKAGSIPWDVILIIMSVIAAITAMQVAGGLDYLVQIAEGILRKHPKYINFLAPVVTYLLTVFAGTGHTAFSMIPVITEVAKTQNIKPSAPLSIAVVASQIAITASPVSAAVVFMAGEHALGGLGISYPLLLAIWIPTTFIGCMLTALVINIFYNLDLSSDKEYQRRLKEGLIKDVKIEEKKELPKGAKLSVLIFLVGVISVVLYATAISKNVGWIKPSYVTGYEKIYETKSPDKFNELVAKDIKVKTDSTTNVKYVEDPDKPTKVLVLTRDNAIMSFMLVIATLITLTCGVKVDKLFNTATFKSGMTACVCVLGVAWLGDTFVVNHTDAIKNFAGDFVKDYPFMLAVALFFASMLLYSQAATAKALIPTVIAALGLTAANNGDAYILVASFAAVSALFVLPTYPTLLGAVQMDDTGTTRIGKYIFNHSFFIPGVLAIAFSVALGFLIAPILL; encoded by the coding sequence ATGGATATTTCATTGATATTACAGTTGATCGTACTCTTTGGTGCGATATTCTTGGGTGTTAGACTAGGCGGTATGGCCATTGGTTATGCTGGTGGCATTGGCGTCGTAGTTTTAACTTTAGGACTTGGATTAAAAGCAGGTAGTATACCTTGGGATGTTATTTTAATCATCATGTCCGTTATAGCTGCTATTACAGCGATGCAAGTAGCTGGTGGTCTTGATTATTTAGTGCAAATAGCCGAAGGGATACTAAGAAAACATCCAAAATACATAAATTTCTTAGCCCCAGTTGTCACTTACTTGCTAACTGTATTTGCTGGTACTGGACACACAGCATTTTCTATGATTCCAGTTATTACTGAAGTTGCAAAGACGCAAAATATTAAGCCTAGCGCGCCTCTTAGTATAGCTGTTGTTGCTAGTCAGATAGCCATTACTGCAAGCCCAGTTTCAGCAGCGGTTGTATTTATGGCTGGTGAGCATGCTTTGGGTGGACTTGGCATCAGCTATCCATTACTATTAGCTATCTGGATACCTACAACTTTTATTGGTTGTATGCTAACAGCTCTTGTTATAAATATATTTTATAACCTTGATCTAAGTAGCGATAAAGAGTATCAAAGAAGACTTAAAGAAGGGCTAATCAAAGATGTTAAAATCGAAGAGAAAAAAGAGCTTCCAAAAGGAGCTAAACTATCTGTTTTAATATTCCTAGTTGGTGTTATCTCTGTCGTTTTATATGCTACTGCTATTAGTAAAAACGTAGGCTGGATAAAACCAAGCTATGTAACAGGCTATGAAAAAATTTATGAGACCAAAAGTCCAGATAAATTTAATGAACTTGTCGCAAAAGATATAAAAGTCAAAACTGACTCAACTACTAATGTAAAATATGTAGAAGATCCAGATAAGCCTACAAAGGTGTTGGTATTAACTAGAGATAACGCTATTATGAGCTTTATGCTAGTTATCGCTACTTTAATCACACTAACTTGTGGCGTTAAAGTCGATAAGCTATTTAATACAGCTACATTTAAAAGCGGTATGACCGCGTGCGTCTGCGTGCTAGGTGTAGCGTGGCTTGGAGATACTTTTGTGGTAAATCACACCGATGCGATCAAAAATTTTGCAGGTGATTTTGTTAAAGACTATCCATTTATGCTAGCTGTTGCGCTATTTTTTGCTAGTATGCTTCTTTATTCTCAAGCTGCTACCGCAAAGGCACTTATTCCTACAGTTATAGCCGCACTTGGTTTAACTGCTGCAAATAACGGCGATGCATATATTTTGGTTGCATCATTTGCTGCAGTTTCAGCATTGTTTGTGTTGCCAACATATCCGACACTTCTTGGAGCCGTTCAAATGGATGATACTGGAACAACTAGGATAGGTAAATATATATTTAACCACTCATTTTTTATTCCAGGTGTTTTAGCTATTGCTTTTTCTGTCGCACTTGGATTTTTGATAGCTCCGATACTTTTATAA
- a CDS encoding aspartate ammonia-lyase has protein sequence MATRKEHDFIGELEISDDFYYGIQTFRATENFHMSGRTLKEYPYFVKAFAQIKKAAALANKEVGVLDPKIADTLAKAADRVIAGEFLDQFVVDMVQGGAGTSTNMNANEVITNIALESMGHKKGEYQYIHPNDHTNLGQSTNDTYPSSIKVATYAKLTDLLAAMNLLKDELEKKAKDFKDIIKMGRTELEDAVPTTLGNTFNAFASYIKSDIEKITAARESMTYLNMGATAIGTGINCHPDYKNVVVKKLKDITGVDFKKADDFIAATQDTADFVHVSGALKTAAVRLSKIANDLRLMNSGPRCGLGEINLPQMQPGSSIMPGKVNPVIAEVVGEACYEVIGNDVTIMLCSERGEFELNAFEPGIAYALFNSIFILENAMKTLAEKAVRKLTANPDACLKLVLGSVGIVTAFNPYIGYEKSASIAKEALQTGKAVGDICLERGYLSKEEIDKILEPKNMLNPSMVR, from the coding sequence ATGGCAACCAGAAAAGAACACGATTTTATAGGTGAGTTGGAAATCTCTGACGATTTTTATTATGGTATCCAAACATTTAGAGCTACCGAAAATTTTCACATGAGCGGTAGAACTTTAAAAGAGTATCCATACTTTGTAAAAGCATTTGCACAAATTAAAAAAGCAGCTGCACTTGCAAATAAAGAGGTTGGCGTTTTAGACCCTAAGATCGCTGATACGCTAGCAAAAGCCGCTGATAGAGTAATAGCTGGTGAGTTTTTAGATCAATTTGTGGTTGATATGGTCCAAGGTGGTGCTGGAACAAGTACAAATATGAATGCAAACGAAGTTATTACAAATATCGCACTTGAGAGCATGGGTCATAAAAAAGGTGAGTATCAATACATCCATCCAAACGATCATACAAACCTTGGACAAAGCACAAACGACACTTACCCAAGCTCAATAAAAGTAGCAACTTACGCAAAACTTACTGATTTGCTTGCTGCGATGAATCTACTAAAAGACGAACTTGAAAAAAAAGCAAAAGATTTTAAAGATATCATTAAAATGGGTAGAACTGAGCTTGAGGACGCAGTTCCTACAACACTTGGAAATACATTTAACGCATTTGCAAGCTATATTAAGAGCGATATAGAAAAGATCACAGCTGCACGCGAATCAATGACATATCTAAATATGGGTGCAACTGCGATTGGTACAGGTATCAACTGCCATCCTGATTATAAAAATGTGGTTGTTAAAAAGTTAAAAGATATCACTGGTGTTGATTTCAAAAAAGCTGATGATTTCATAGCAGCTACACAAGATACAGCAGACTTCGTTCACGTAAGTGGTGCGTTAAAAACTGCAGCTGTTAGACTTTCAAAAATCGCAAATGACCTTCGTTTGATGAATTCAGGCCCAAGATGCGGTCTTGGCGAGATAAATTTACCGCAAATGCAACCAGGCAGCTCAATCATGCCAGGCAAAGTAAACCCAGTTATTGCTGAGGTCGTAGGCGAAGCGTGCTATGAAGTAATCGGCAACGACGTAACTATCATGCTTTGCTCAGAAAGAGGCGAATTTGAGCTAAATGCATTTGAGCCAGGCATCGCTTATGCATTATTTAACTCTATATTTATCCTTGAAAACGCGATGAAAACACTAGCTGAAAAAGCTGTAAGAAAACTAACAGCAAATCCAGACGCTTGCTTAAAATTAGTTCTAGGCTCAGTTGGTATCGTAACTGCGTTTAACCCATACATTGGTTACGAAAAATCTGCAAGCATCGCTAAAGAAGCTTTGCAAACAGGTAAAGCAGTTGGCGATATCTGCCTAGAGAGAGGCTATCTAAGCAAAGAAGAGATCGATAAAATTTTAGAGCCAAAAAATATGCTAAATCCAAGCATGGTTAGGTAA